TGAAATTGATCCTCGTATCGCAATGGTACATTCAAATCTCGGAATCATATTAAAAGATGTTGGTAAAACTAAAGAAGCAGAATTATCAACCCGCAAAGCAATTAAACTTAAACCTGATTACGCAGATGCTTATTTCAATCTTTCATACTTAGAACTTCTAAAAGGAAAATATAAATCTGGCCTAGAAAATTATGAATTTAGATTCAAAAAGAAAGAGACTCCATCTCTGCACGGAAATCCAATTATCAAAAGACTCGATAATCAAGATTTACAAAAAGAAGAAAAGATCTTAGTCATTAGTGAGCAAGGTTTAGGCGATACTCTTCAATATATGCGCTACATACCATATCTAAGAAATCAAGGTTTTGATATTTCTTTTTGTGCTCAGGAGAAACTACATTCATTAATCCAGGCATCAGATATTGATCCAAATCCATTAACCCCAGATCAATCCACTTTGGTTTCAGAAGGTCAATGGATTCCACTCTTATCTTTACCTCGGTCTCTCAAGGTAACTCCCAAAAATCCAATAATTTCTAAACCATATATCTTTTCAACAGATGAATTAAATAAGAAGTGGAAACAATTACTCTCCAAAGAAAAAAAACCGATTATTGGTATTAATTGGCAAGGTAATCCAAAAATGGAAACCACTTATCAAGGACGATCAATTCCTTTAGAAGAATTCTCAAGGCTCTTTAACAGTAATGAGATCACTATGCTATCTCTCCAAAAAGGATTTGGTTCAGAGCAATTAGAAACTTGCTCATTCAAAAATAAGTTTGTTAGTTGCCAAAAAGAAATTGATTCAACTTGGGATTTTCTGGAAAATGCTGCCATTATTGAGAACTGTGATTTAATTATTACTTGTGATACGTCAATTGCTCATTTAGCTGGAGGTATGGGCAAAAAAGTTTGGTTACTATTAAAAGACATTCCCTTTTGGACTTGGGGACTTAAAGAAGAGAGTACATTTTGGTATCCATCTATGAGATTATTCCGACAAAAAGAACGACATAATTGGTATGAAGTGATGGAAAGAGTATCAAATGAAATACAAAAAGAAATAGAAGATAAAATATAACTGCAAAAACTCAAAAGAAGATTAATATTATAAATGTTTCTTGAAGAAACTTCCTGATGAATGCTCTTAAACTAAATCTAGGATGTGGAGAGAAGAAACTTCAAAATTATATAAATGTAGATAAGTTTGGGACCCCAGACATAAAGCTTGATTTAGAATCATTTCCTTGGCCTTGGGAAACAAATTCAGTCTCAGAGATTCAATTAATACATGTACTTGAACATCTAGGTAAAGATGTAGAAATATACTTTGGAATATTCAAAGAGATGTATAGAATATGTCGTAATGGGGCAGAGATTCTAATAAAAGTTCCTCACTTTAGGCATCAATTCTTCTATGATGATCCAACTCATGTGAGAGCTATCACTCCACTAGGTTTACAATTATTTTCAAAAAAATTAAACAAGCAGTGGATAGAGAAAAAAGCATCAAATAGTCCTCTTGGAATATATTTAGATATCGATTTTGAACTAAAGAAAACAGGTATCAAGCCAAGTCAAGACTGGTTCAGGCTACATCCAGAAAAAAATACTGATATTAAATTGCTTATTCAAGAATCTAACATATATAATAATTTAATTGAAGAGTATGAGCTAGTGCTTGAAGTAATTAAAAGTAAAGATTTAGAAACAGTTTAAATGATATGACTTCAAAAGCTAAATACTTATCTAATATTCTCGTTCCAGTCTCTATAGGAGAACTAATAGATAAAATCACAATTCTAGAAATAAAAAAAGCACATATGACTGGCATAAAGCTCAAAAATGTAGAGAAAGAGCTGGAACTACTAAAATGTATTCTTGATGATAAGAAACTAGAAATCAATATTGATTTAGTTCATCGTCTTAAAACAATAAATAATAGTCTTTGGGAAATAGAAGATAAAATCAGGATCAAAGAAAGTAAAAAAGAATTCGACAACGATTTTATTCAACTAGCACGATCAGTATAT
The sequence above is drawn from the Prochlorococcus marinus str. MIT 1013 genome and encodes:
- a CDS encoding tetratricopeptide repeat protein, translating into MESSDKNQGRKRFTEIKTFPIPFTLEEGKDLISISNNQPNKTSKETLINQALKFHLKGNLSEAIRYYKYCISHGFNDHKIFSNYGGILKDLGKLKEAELYTRKAIQLKPNYAIAYSNLGIILADLCKLKEAELYTRKAIQLKPDFAEAHSNLGNILKDLGKLKEAEISTRKAIKFQPNYAYALSNLGMILKDLGKLKEAEVYARKAIEIDPHIAMAYSNFGIILRSLGKLKEGEVYARKAIEIDPRIAMVHSNLGIILKDVGKTKEAELSTRKAIKLKPDYADAYFNLSYLELLKGKYKSGLENYEFRFKKKETPSLHGNPIIKRLDNQDLQKEEKILVISEQGLGDTLQYMRYIPYLRNQGFDISFCAQEKLHSLIQASDIDPNPLTPDQSTLVSEGQWIPLLSLPRSLKVTPKNPIISKPYIFSTDELNKKWKQLLSKEKKPIIGINWQGNPKMETTYQGRSIPLEEFSRLFNSNEITMLSLQKGFGSEQLETCSFKNKFVSCQKEIDSTWDFLENAAIIENCDLIITCDTSIAHLAGGMGKKVWLLLKDIPFWTWGLKEESTFWYPSMRLFRQKERHNWYEVMERVSNEIQKEIEDKI
- a CDS encoding class I SAM-dependent methyltransferase, whose amino-acid sequence is MNALKLNLGCGEKKLQNYINVDKFGTPDIKLDLESFPWPWETNSVSEIQLIHVLEHLGKDVEIYFGIFKEMYRICRNGAEILIKVPHFRHQFFYDDPTHVRAITPLGLQLFSKKLNKQWIEKKASNSPLGIYLDIDFELKKTGIKPSQDWFRLHPEKNTDIKLLIQESNIYNNLIEEYELVLEVIKSKDLETV
- a CDS encoding DUF6165 family protein, yielding MTSKAKYLSNILVPVSIGELIDKITILEIKKAHMTGIKLKNVEKELELLKCILDDKKLEINIDLVHRLKTINNSLWEIEDKIRIKESKKEFDNDFIQLARSVYQENDIRAAIKQEINYKYNSNLVEEKLYNEY